From the genome of Amia ocellicauda isolate fAmiCal2 chromosome 14, fAmiCal2.hap1, whole genome shotgun sequence, one region includes:
- the ppp1r35 gene encoding protein phosphatase 1 regulatory subunit 35 has protein sequence MALETPLMCSTGGYADPDSRPDPRPPAPLGYSGPITTLPPVTPDLDLSLTPDRLGRATGILKRDRERGRPAHRQVRFDINPMSKDTEADPSPSVPGGLTVVTVSAPAPRRAVKHKDPKGRRSWNGPVCDGLQAAAGMPMSSAGGVLTEGPQLNTVLALGAELRGMTEAEFDPERAVLQRLRESTQSRNNIESRATEALNIPRSQQLFHALVSVRVSEDQLLSAAAKERLLPPPPPRCQGTKDAAEGPDLLTFYNPCELLRETPCLPGDGLTLPRPRALPRPAHATFDLYHRHRQWEA, from the exons ATGGCCTTGGAGACCCCACTGATGTGCAGCACAGGGGGCTATGCTGACCCCGACAGCCGCCCTGACCCCAGGCCCCCCGCGCCCCTGGGGTACAGCGGCCCCATCACCACCCTGCCTCCTGTGACCCCTGACCTTGACCTCTCCCTGACCCCCGACAGGCTGGGCAGAGCGACGGGCATCCtgaagagagacagggagagagggaggccaGCACACAGACAG GTCCGCTTTGACATCAACCCGATGTCAAAGGACACAGAGGCCGACCCCTCCCCCTCCGTGCCGGGTGGGCTGACAGTTGTCACGGTGTCGGCGCCGGCACCTCGCCGGGCAGTGAAACACAAGGACCCCAAAG GGAGACGAAGCTGGAATGGGCCAGTGTGCGACGGCCTGCAGGCGGCTGCTGGGATGCCCATGTCCTCTGCCGGAGGGGTCCTCACCGAGGGGCCGCAGTTGAACACCGTGCTGGCGCTGGGGGCGGAGCTGAGGGGCATGACGGAGGCGGAGTTTGACCCGGAGAGGGCGGTGCTACAGCGGCTGCGGGAATCGACCCAGAGCAGGAACAACATAGAGAGCAGAGCCACCGAGG CATTGAACATCCCTCGCTCGCAGCAGCTCTTCCATGCGCTGGTCAGTGTCCGGGTGTCCGAGGACCAGCTGCTCAGCGCCGCCGCCAAAGAGAGGCTGCTCCCGCCCCCGCCTCCTCGCTGCCAGGGCACTAAG GACGCTGCAGAGGGCCCTGACCTGCTGACCTTCTACAACCCCTGCGAGCTGCTGCGGGAGACCCCCTGCCTACCAGGGGACGGGCTGACCCTCCCACGCCCCCGAGCCCTGCCGAGGCCCGCCCACGCAACCTTTGACCTCTACCACAGACATAGGCAGTGGGAggcctga
- the LOC136768264 gene encoding GTPase IMAP family member 8: MASRWSSSLGGGRQTASPETQRLSELRIVLLGWRGTGKSSSGNTILGREAFNTERETEQSEKSQGDVAGRQVTVVDTPGWRWTDSVQESPECVKQEIVRSVSLCPPGPHALLLLIPVWSYSFTERERRSAQEHLELLSERVWRHTIVLFTGGDRLGDTTIEQHIERHKELQRLVEKCGNRYHVLNNSNRGDGTQVTELLDKIDEMLAGHRERFFTRQKYTETHQQMEELIQLKAKEMKQMDEEREREIAELTQQFEKREREREEEQRKAEERRREVEEQLKKSDEEMEREREEVKQREEEREREREREIREKEEERQRAIDQLKKDFEERERKRQREIQESEEGREKEMEEKVKQKDEERKREMEDLKQRHKQREEEREREVQEKLKKMDEERENEIEEIKMGYGEKEREMEKKLKERDEQRERKIAELTQRLGEREREMDQIRKECEVKEREREEELKEKYREREREREEELKQRMEEEWSRREEELKEKMRKTLKEEELEKETEESTRPVKRRSSLEFIPPTMSGGAAPERSPGETPSPDAPAPPSPPELRLVLLGRTGAGKSAAGNTILGREEFPSEASSSAVTQESAKRRGRVAGRRVSVVDTPDWFHTPLSQGDVSRDVGLCINLSAPGPHAFLLVTPLGRSTGEERRMLERVREIFGEGAAGRTVLLFTHTDQLNGKSVQEFVETGGEELRWLVEKCGNRYHALDNKNRVDGTQVTQLLAKIQEVVAANNGSHYSSQMYQEAESRIRQRKSRS, encoded by the exons atggcgagCAGATGGTCCTCCTCCCTTGGTG ggggGAGACAGACTGCTTCCCCTGAGACACAGCGTCTCTCAGAGCTGAGGATTGTGCTGCTGGGGTGGAGAGGGACTGGGAAGAGTTCATCAGGAAACACCATCCTGGGCAGAGAGGCgtttaacactgagagagagactgagcagAGTGAGAAGAGCCAGGGTGACGTGGCCGGGAGGCAGGTCACTGTGGTCGACACACCAGGCTGGAGGTGGACTGATTCTGTACAGGAGAGTCCAGAGTGTGTCAAACAGGAGATTGTgcgcagtgtgtctctgtgtcccccGGGACCCCACGCTCTCCTCCTGCTCATTCCTGTGTGGAGTTACTcattcacagagagagagaggagatcagCGCAGGAACACCTGGAGCTCCTCAGTGAGAGAGTCTGGAGACACACTATAGTGCTGTTCACTGGGGGGGACAGACTGGGAGACACAACCATTGAGCAGCACATTGAGAGACACAAGGAGCTCCAGCGGCTGGTGGAGAAATGTGGGAACAGGTATCATGTtctcaacaacagcaacaggggCGACGGCACTCAGGTCACAGAGCTGCTGGACAAGATAGACGAGATGCTGGCAGGACACAGGGAGAGATTCTTCACCAGGCAGAAATACACAGAGACCCACCAGCAGATGGAAGAACTGATTCAACTAAAGGCAAAGGAGATGAAACAGATGgatgaggagagggagagagagatagcagAGCTGACACAGCAatttgaaaagagagagagagagagagaagaggagcaaaggaaggcagaggagagaaggagagaggttGAAGAGCAGTTGAAAAAGAGCGATGAAGAgatggaaagagagagggaggaggtaaaacagagggaggaggagagggagagagaaagagagagggaaatcagagagaaagaggaagagagGCAGAGAGCAATAGATCAGCTGAAAAAGgattttgaggagagagagagaaagaggcagagggagatACAAGAGAGTGAGGaaggaagagagaaagaaatggaAGAAAAGGTGAAACAGAAAGatgaggagaggaagagagagatggaagaCCTGAAACAGAGGCATaagcagagagaggaagagagagagagggaggttcaAGAGAAACTAAAAAAGATggatgaggagagagagaatgagatagAGGAGATTAAAATGGGctatggagagaaagagagagaaatggaaaaaaagcTGAAAGAGAGGGATgaacaaagagagagaaagatagcaGAGCTGACACAGAGAttaggggagagagaaagagagatggatCAGATCAGAAAGGAGTGTGaggtgaaggagagagagagggaagaggagctgaaggagaagtatagagagagggagagagagagagaggaggagctgAAACAGAGGATGGAGGAGGAGTGGAGCAGGAGAGAAGAGGAGCTGAAGGAGAAGATGAGAAAGACACTGAAGGAAGAGGAGctggagaaagagacagaggaaTCCACACGACCTGTCAAGAGGAGGAGCAGCCTGGAGTTCATCCCTCCCACCA tgagTGGAGGTGCCGCTCCAGAGAGAAGCCCAGGAGAGACTCCCAGTCCAGACGCCCCAGCGCCTCCCAGTCCCCCTGAGCTGAGGCTGGTGCTGCTGGGGAGGACTGGGGCTGGGAAGAGCGCGGCAGGAAACACCATCCTGGGCCGAGAGGAGTTTCCCTCTGAAGCCAGCAGCTCTGCAGTGACACAGGAGAGCGCCAAGAGAAGAGGACGCGTGGCTGGGAGACGGGTGTCTGTGGTGGACACACCAGACTGGTTCCACACGCCTCTCTCTCAGGGGGACGTGAGTCGGGACGTGGGGCTCTGTATCAACCTGTCTGCCCCGGGACCCCACGCTTTCCTCCTGGTGACCCCGCTGGGCCGATCCacaggggaggagaggaggatgctGGAGAGGGTGCGGGAGATCTTCGGGGAGGGGGCTGCGGGGCGCACCGTGCTCCTCTTCACTCACACCGACCAGCTGAACGGCAAGAGCGTCCAGGAGTTTGTGGAGACGGGCGGCGAGGAGCTCCGGTGGCTGGTGGAGAAGTGCGGGAATAGGTACCACGCTCTGGACAACAAGAACAGGGTCGACGGCACTCAGGTCACACAGCTCCTGGCCAAAATCCAGGAGGTGGTGGCAGCAAACAATGGCAGCCATTACAGCAGCCAGATGTACCAGGAGGCAGAGTCCCGGATCAGACAGAGGAAGAGCAGATCCTGA
- the LOC136768062 gene encoding growth hormone secretagogue receptor type 1-like: protein MATAVGGDNGWEAVNSSGLCSGGSECSEGNSTEPWPWWGDGGGGAALFSQGELAAVTGVCAMLFALGLAGNVLTVLGVALCPELRCTTYLYLCSMALADLLILLLMPIDLYKLWHFRPWTLGALVCKLSQFLSECCTYASVLHITALSAERYLAVCLPLRAKALLSPRRARLLIALLWAVAVASAAPVFLLVGVEELEGGEEGGECRSTQLGQSSGLLAAMMWVSSLYFLVPLCCLSVLYGLIAHRLWRRPPHRHPPLQRHTHTLRMLAVIVLVFVLCWLPFHVGRALFSSSPDSPSYYYASQYLNLVTFVLFYLSAAINPLLYNIMSQRYRRALRRLLSCHKRAPPPQSHTTFHSPAPLQSNTLHSPTLQSNTLHSPKLQSNTLQSNTAQSPTLLSDTPQSPTLQSNTLQSDTLPSNTPSLLLSDTLQSPALLSGTLQSNTLQSDTLQSPALLSGTLQSNTLQSDTLPSPALLSGTLQSNILQSDTLPSSTPCLLLSDTLHPDALQSPALSSDTLQSNTLQSPALSSNTLPSPTLRSDTLVSPTLQSDTLPSPTLQSPALSSDTLQSDTLQSLALSLNTLPSTTLKSDTLQSLALQSPTPQWGGGGVS, encoded by the exons ATGGCCACCGCCGTGGGGGGCGACAACGGGTGGGAGGCGGTGAACTCCTCGGGGCTCTGCAGCGGGGGGAGTGAGTGCAGCGAGGGGAACAGCACAGAGCCCTGGCCGTGGTGGGGCGATGGTGGCGGCGGGGCGGCGCTGTTTTCGCAGGGCGAGCTGGCGGCCGTGACGGGGGTGTGCGCCATGCTGTTCGCGCTGGGCCTGGCAGGCAATGTGCTGACCGTGCTGGGCGTGGCGCTGTGCCCGGAGCTGCGCTGCACCACCTACCTGTACCTTTGCAGCATGGCGCTGGCAGACCTGCTCATCCTGCTGCTCATGCCCATTGACCTGtacaag CTGTGGCACTTCCGGCCCTGGACACTTGGGGCGCTGGTGTGCAAGCTGTCGCAGTTCCTGAGCGAGTGCTGCACCTACGCCAGCGTGCTGCACATCACCGCCCTGAGCGCCGAGCGCTACCTGGCTGTCTGCCTGCCCCTGCGCGCCAAGGCCCTGCTCTCGCCGCGCCGCGCCCGCCTGCTCATCGCCCTGCTGTGGGCCGTCGCCGTCGCCAGCGCCGCACCCGTCTTCCTGCTGGTGGGGGTGGAGGAGctggagggaggagaggagggcgGCGAGTGCCGCTCCACCCAGCTGGGGCAGAGCTCTGGCCTGCTGGCCGCCATGATGTGGGTCTCCTCCTTGTACTTCCTGGTGCCCCTGTGCTGCCTGAGTGTGCTCTATGGGCTCATCGCCCACCGGCTGTGGCGCCGCCCACCCCACCGCCACCCCCCATTGCAgcgccacacacacacgctgaggATGCTGG cagtGATAGTCCTGGTGTTTGTGCTGTGCTGGCTGCCCTTCCACGTTGGCCGTGCCCTGTTCTCCTCCTCTCCAGACTCGCCGAGCTACTACTACGCCAGCCAGTACCTGAACCTGGTCACCTTCGTGCTGTTCTACCTGAGCGCCGCCATCAACCCCCTGCTGTACAACATCATGTCCCAGCGCTACCGGCGTGCCCTGCGCAGGCTGCTGAGCTGCCACAAGAGGGCGCCACCACCACAGTCACACACAACGTTTCATTCACCTGCACCGCTACAGTCAAACACACTACATTCCCCTACACTACAGTCCAACACACTACATTCCCCTAAACTACAGTCAAACACACTACAGtccaacacagcacagtcaccTACACTACTGTCAGACACACCACAGTCACCTACACTACAGTCAAATACATTACAGTCAGACACACTACCGTCAAACACACCATCTCTACTACTGTCAGACACACTACAGTCACCTGCACTATTGTCAGGCACACTACAGTCAAATACATTACAGTCAGACACACTACAGTCACCTGCACTATTGTCAGGCACACTACAGTCAAATACATTACAGTCAGACACACTACCGTCACCTGCACTATTGTCAGGCACACTACAGTCAAATATATTACAGTCAGACACACTACCATCAAGCACACCATGTCTACTACTGTCAGACACACTACACCCAGATGCACTACAGTCACCTGCACTATCTTCAGACACACTACAGTCAAATACATTACAGTCACCTGCACTATCATCAAACACACTACCATCACCTACACTACGGTCAGACACATTAGTGTCACCTACACTACAGTCAGACACACTACCATCACCTACACTACAGTCACCTGCATTATCATCAGACACACTACAGTCAGACACACTACAGTCACTTGCACTATCTTTAAACACACTACCATCAACTACACTGAAGTCAGACACACTACAGTCACTTGCACTACAGTCACCTACACCGCagtggggcggggggggggtgtcCTGA